TCACTTCGGAACCTCCAACCTGCAGCCCTCCacgtccttcctcctccttcctcctcttcctccacctcattTGATTCACTTCGAAAATCCCAACCTGCAGCCCTCTCCTTCGTTCCTCCTACTCCTCATTCGTTCCAAGATTCACTTCTGCAACCCCAACCTGCAGCCCTCCatgtccttcctcctcctcctcctcctcctcctcctcctccgttccGAGGTTCACGTGGGGAACCCCAACCTGCAGCCCTCCACCCAATATGGCCCCATTATGGTTCTGCCAGGTCAGACCTGGCCTATGGTTCAGCATTCTCGGGGTtacaacctgtcaatcaacctGCAGGTTCCGTTCTATTCGATTCAGTAGAGGTTTGCACCCCGTGGAGCAGCATGGGGGGCGTTGAGGATGAGCCTCAGTGTCCTGGCGAGAGATTAGAAAGTGATCTGGAAACGTGCTTCCTGGCAACTAATCTCGACTCGCCGTCCCCAGATATTTCCAGCCAACAGCAACAGTCGCGTGTCCTTGCGGACTCTGTTCAGTCCCTAATGTTCAGGCCCGCAAGTCTGATTGCAGGTCCAGAACAGTCCTGTTTTGGTTCCAGTCCGAATGGCTCAATGGCTGAATTCCCATCCCTCAAACAAGATCAGCCAATGACAGTCGGCCCTCCGGTTCCATCTCGCCGAGCAAGACGTCTCTCGAGTTCAGGAATAGCTTCAAACTTGCCAGCGGTTTATGGCTTGTATGTGAGTGACAGGTGGAGTTCAATGGAGCACAGATCTGCGTCACATCGTCGACCCCAGATGTGAGTCCAAAGTAATTTCCTCACATAATTATTTTGCGCTCGAACCCGATAATGATTGTTGTGAAACGGCCGTTTGTCGCTTGTTGTCTCAGAGGTGCGAGAGCGGAACCTGAACGGCTCCGTCTCAAGTGGACAAACGTCTTCCTGATGCAACATTCGGTAAGCTACAAAATCCCAAATGAATGCACGCTGGGGAACTCGCTAAATTCAACTTGAGCGTTTCCCGCAGCTCTTTTAGCGACGTCCAGGTGCGTCCCGCTAGCGGCGCTCTGCTGACAGCCACGTTCAACCAACGTGGTGTAATCGTTGGCCCTGAGCATCCGGGAGGTGAAGCATAAAGAATGTGTCCGTGTTGCAGGAGGGCTTCTGGGAGTTGACCACACAGCTGGGTGAACTCGTCAATGTCGACGTAGACCTCTTCGCCAACGAGTTCCTGAAAAACAAGGGCATCCGGTCTCTAGGTGAGGACTCCCGACCAGTGTCGCTCCTCCAGTGGGAACTGGTTTCACATCCTTTTGATCGATTCTGACAGCTTTCTGGAGAGAGGGggtctgtttttatttacacattGCATTTAACTCAAAGTACCACAATGCACCAATGTAAACATTTAACTTATTTTAGCCACCTGAAAATATCTGTTGACGCCTACgctatatttatattatttggaTACAAGAGGAGAGGCTATGGAAATATCGCAATAGCTCAGTTTGTATTGCGCGCTGAGCAATATTATCAACCCTTGTGGGTTTTTCGTACTTACGGATCGATAACTGTGTTATTCTGCAAACACCGTGGTCGTGCTGCAGGTGTGAGGGCCCACACTGACATCCTCAGGCTGCTGGCGACCCTTCTGGTCCTGCAGCTGATGAGGgtggagaagctggaggagggcAAACTGCTCCGCACGCTCTTCAGCCTGGACGAGTCCCCCCCGCCCAGGTCTGTGAGACGCACTCTGTCCCTTATCAGGACTTCTGTTCCTCCCGGTTTAAAcctgtggttcttttttttttcccggccAGGCCGGCGCGCtgggaggaggtgaagcgggCGGTGCACTGGGTTTGCTGGGCGGACCGCCGGTACCCGTGCGTCTACAGCCGGCTGGAGTTTGGTCTGAGCTGGGAGACCTCCACCCGGCAGCTGCTGGGCTTCGAGGgcctcccccccttctccgCTCTCAGGGGGCTGAAGCTGCAGCTTCTGGCCCTCTGAACGGCCTCAGCTAACGACATTAGCTTCGTTTCTCAGCCATGAGTGCTGATTCTAATTGTCTTCTTACATGTGCACACATCCATGTTAACGGGATAATCACGTCTTATTTTGTGTAGTGTGGAGATCCAGGTCATAGAGACAATCTGGGCATTGCTCTTTGCCATTTAAACCGAGCGCTGCTTCTTTTCCAGATATTTTAATATTCTTAACGACACAAAGTTGCATCAAAGCAACGGGATCTTTCTTAAtgcaaaataacatttaacagaGCTCTGCTATCTTTTCCCCCCGATGCTGCGTTCCCGCTTAGAAACAAATGAGATGAAACTGAAAGGAGGGTTTTCTTCACCTTTTTTCGACGGAGAGAAAACCAGCAACCTCTCGTGTTACTGTTCATGTTACTAATATTCAAATCCTTGTGCGGCCTTAATTCACTAAAAAGATGTGCTACTATTGCAAGTGACACACAATCTGTATCTGTATGCTTCCTAtcgtttccatggtaacagtcGCATGTGAGTTTAATGTGTGACTTTTTAAAGGTACCGCACCAATCGACTGGCCTTGCTTTCAATATATAActaccttttaaaacattttacatattACTTTTACTTCAGTGGGGTTTTGAATAAGTGGTTTGTCCTTGTAGTGGagtatatataaatgtgtacaGCTGCATTAATATGCATGATCAATTTTACAGCTGGCGTAAGGTTGTGCTAAAATATAACTTCTTCCTTCAGTTTGTACCTTGAATTGGTAATTGATTACAATACTTTAGTATATTGCGTGGTGGTGGTTTGATTTTATATTTAGTTACATTCTCCGCTATGTGAAGATATGAATCCTGCTTTATCACTGCCTTTCGTTCTCTTTAccacttctctttcttctcttctgctGAAGTTATTTCTATAAAAAACATGAGGTGAAGAACACCTTAcaaaaaaatgcagtttttgtattttatgttgTTTGCTTTATAAAAATTCTTGTATTGAATCTTGAAATCATCTTTGTAAGTTctttgctggtgtgtgtgtgtgtgtgtgtgtgatcatgaaGAATGTCCCTTCTCATTTTATCATTTCTTTGGAAGACCTTCGTAGTCTTCGACCCCCCTGACTTCCTCTCTGTCACCCTTTTAGAATTATTATTCAACCTGCATAAAGAGATTAAAGGGACTGAAAACTTTATATTAATGTGGATCTGTAAATATCTGTAGGCACGCTGCCTACATCTGacggtggttccatctgatggtggttaaatctttttttttatgacttttttttgttgcattttcaacacacagggtacacacacgtatatatatacacgtacaTACCCGTGGGCACAAAGAGaaatggggagggagggaaagaaaagagaaagtagAAATAAAGGGGTCAGGATGGCTCTGCACTTTCTATGACTAAGTTAATCCTAAGGCAACATTCATGGGCTCTTCTCCTATACTATTGTTGATGTGTTGAACTTATTCCATTTCTCCCATTTGTCACGACATTGTTCCTCTTTGGTTCTGATTTTGTGGGTTAACAGTTCCATATCGTATAGTTCAGTCACTATCTTCGTCCACTATTGTTGGTGGCTCCGTCCTTTTCCATCTCTTTGTAATGACCTTTTTGCTAGCTGTTAGCAGGATTTTCAATAGATACTTGTCTTCTCTTAGCACATCATCTCCTGTAATATTACCTAGGTAAAGAAACATACATGACTTAGGTACGTCATAGCCCAGGATTCTGACAATGGTGGTGTGAACCTTTTCCCAGAATTCAGTAAAtagtggttccatctgatggtggttacatgtgatggttgtttacatgtgatggtggttacatctgatggtggttacatgtgatggtggttccatctgatggttgtttacatgtgatggtggttacatgtgatggtggttacatgtgATGATGGTAACATTTGATGGTGattacatgtgatggtggttccatctgatggttgtttacatgtgatggttggttacatgtgatggtggttacatgtgATGATGGTAACATTTGATGGTGattacatgtgatggtggttccatctgatggttgtttacatgtgatggtggttacatgtgatggtggttccatctgatggtggttacatgtgatggttacatgtgatggttgtttacatgtgatggttggttacatgtgatggtggttacatgtgatggcggttacatgtgatggttgtttacatgtgatggtggttacatgtgatggtggttacatgtgatggtggttacatgtgatggcggttacatgtgatggttgtttacatgtgatggttgtttacatgtgatggtggttacatgtgatggcggttacatgtgatggttgtttacatgtgatggtggttacatctgatggtggttacatgtgatggtggttccatctgatggtggttacatgtgatggttggttacatgtgatggtggttacatgtgATGATGGTAACATTTGATGGTGattacatgtgatggtggttccatctgatggttgtttacatgtgatggttggttacatgtgatggtggttacatgtgATGATGGTAACATTTGATGGTGattacatgtgatggtggttccatctgatggttgtttacatgtgatggtggttacatgtgatggtggttccatctgatggtggttacatgtgatggttacatgtgatggttgtttacatgtgatggttgtttacatgtgatggtggttacatgtgatggttgtttacatgtgatggtggttacatctgatggtggttacatgtgatggtggttacatgtgatggttgGTCACATGTAATGGTTGtttacatgtgatggtggttacatttgATGGCAGTTCTCATTTACTGAGTCAAACTCCTTGTTGGCCAGCGTTAAAAAATCCTGCCTGTCGTTGACGAGTGAGAAAGCAAAGGGCATCAGCCTCCAAAGGTCCTAGTGCCAGTGTTCATATCGGTAAGTATGACGATAGGTTATTGGATTGTAATTTAGTAATGAACACATCACATGTCGATCTAGACACAATCTATCGCTGCTTTGTATGTACATAGATGAACTTCAGCACCTGACCTTTTGAAGTAATTGTTGTCATGCTGTTCCTGTTGGGTGTGAGAGAAGAGAACTTTCCTCCACTCTTACTTCCTCTAAATTAACGGAATCAAAGCTTTACATTGTCACATTCAATCAAACACTTGTGTGTTGTGGTAAATAAAATAGGAAGTGGCTTTTTAGTGGAACATGTGTTAAAGTAATTGAGATGGTGTGGCTACTACTGCCTTAAGACGTCACAATAAATATAGATTATTAGCAGTAATATGATGTGCTTGTTATGTTTGTGGAGGCAAGAATGACCGCTTGCTCCTGCCTGCCTTCGTGTGATTCACTGGTTGTCATGGCTTCTGAGTGAGAAGCGGATTGGACTGTGATTTTCAACTAATGAACCAGTCAAACTCCTCTTTTTCACCCTAAACCAAGATTTTTGATTGAATATCTGTGCTTTCTTCACCTGTTTATTGCATTGATCCGTGTGTTCATGGGTCTGAACtgagagcagagagagcagaCTGCAATGCAGCTGTTCTGCTTTAAACTGAAACTTCCTCAAAAGTCAAATTATTCATAAGCTGAAAGCCACATCCCTATCCATATGGTTGAAGGAACTTATTGTACATGACTTTGCATAAaatcgtcagctaaatgacatgtaatgtaacatcaCGTTCATCATTGGACAGCTGGTCGTCTTCACAGCGATGGACGAAATCTACGTTAACGTTGAATACGACAAGTCTCAGGTTTCCATAAGACCTTCAACACCTGCCCCAGGTAAGAATGATCAGTCTGTGCATCTTCTCCTGACCAGTGTGCTGACTGGTCTTCACGTGTCCAGGTCCCAGCAGCCCAAGGAGCAGACCTCATGTGGCTGTTGCTGTCTCTCTGGGGCTGCTCAGTGTCCTCCTGCTGGCTGGACTCGTCTGTCTCGGTGTCCTCAGTGAGTCTGATCTTCATCCAACCTGAGATTTGAGAGAGTTCAGGTTGCtggttgtcatgacaacatTTGCTCAGTATCTTTATTATTTCCTGTGAAAAGATGATGGGATGTTTCTGTAATATAGAACACAACAGTGATGTATTGTATCATGTCTTCATGACTCAGTGCATGCATCAGATGCTGAACTCTCCTCCATCAAAGCCAACCTGACGGAGCGTCTCCGGGTCAGTGGAGACAAGCTGTCCTCagtgtctgcagagagagaccaGCTGAAGGACAAAGTCACTGCACTGACCCAAGAGAAGGACGGACTTCAGCTCTTGTTGAAGCAGAGTGAGTGCGGGtctgtgtttgttctgctgAGTCAtgattatttaatatatatttaataaatctGCTCTGTAATCTATATGTACAGTCTGTTGGCCCTGTCTAAACTTCATTTAAACACACCACAGAACATATTTAGGTGCATTTCACTGTTTCTTATCTATTTTAGCGCTTTtagtcaaaatgtatttaaatatgacATCGATCTCATTTGATTCAATAAATAATGGCTTTGATAGTCGGTCTGAGGAGTCTCTGCAGACAAATGAGGCAGTGAGGAAGGTTATTGGCCCGGACTGTGAAAAGGGgtacaatataaaatgaaataatgtatttgtaACTAATGAATGTTAATTAAagtaaagtgatgtgtgtcacaGTGACGCTCCACAGCTCAAAATAGagtcaacaaaaacacagaactTCCTCAGTTTAAAGACTCCTGTGTGAAgttaaatgtttcttcttttacagAGAAAACGTGTCCTGGAGGGTGGACGATGTTCAGTTGCTCCTGTTATCTTCTCTCTACACGGGTTGGTACCTGGGAATATGGCAAAAACAACTGTAGAGACCAAGGAGCAGATCTGGTGATCATAGACTCACTTGAAGAACAGGTAGTGTGAAgttatttattgttatattcACTTTTCCCATGTGACAAACTCTGGCTTTGACAATTAAAGCCTAtttgtcttaaagctgcattctctgtagtgaccagcagggggcgactcctctgctcccatagacgtctatgaggaaatgactctacttctctgtagtgaccagcagggggcgactcctctgctcccatagacgtctatgaggaaatgactctacttctctgtagtgaccagcagggggcgactcctctgctcccatagacgtctatgaggaaatgactctacttctctgtagtgaccagcagggggcgactcctcggctcccatagatgtctatgaggaaatgactctacttctctgtagtgaccagcagggggcgactcctctgctcccatagacgtctatgaggaaatgactctacttctctgtagtgaccagcagggggcgactcctctgctcccatagacgtctatgaggaaatgactctacttctctcttgatttattccctcagtaaacgttgtaaacatgagtttatggtctcagtctctagtttcaagtcttgttcaatacagcatgatgttcatttagtaaattatggtccatttaaagtcaaataaagctctttctcAACTGGCGACTACGATATGAGTGCAGtccttaattgtttttaaagttcataaaatattctatctgtgatatattttattttatgtattcatGCCCTCCGGCTATATTCTGTATATTCTGTAAATATTCAGAtaagtcattttcttttcatcagcTACAATACCTACATTAGAACAACATTGAGCTggtaatataattatttttcacaatgtttAAAATACATCCTTAAACCtccttaatacatttaaaataatgattacAGAATTTATCTATTTTTATCTTCAACAGAAATTCCTCTCAAGCATCATCACACGTCTTAGTTGGATTGGTTTGAGTGACAAAGACATCGAGGGCACCTGGAAATGGATTGATGGAACTCCACTGACTGCAGCGTAAGACACACAACAATATTTAAAGATCGACACAT
The window above is part of the Gasterosteus aculeatus chromosome 16, fGasAcu3.hap1.1, whole genome shotgun sequence genome. Proteins encoded here:
- the LOC120834336 gene encoding C-type lectin domain family 4 member E-like isoform X2, with the translated sequence MDEIYVNVEYDKSQVSIRPSTPAPGPSSPRSRPHVAVAVSLGLLSVLLLAGLVCLGVLNAELSSIKANLTERLRVSGDKLSSVSAERDQLKDKVTALTQEKDGLQLLLKQKKTCPGGWTMFSCSCYLLSTRVGTWEYGKNNCRDQGADLVIIDSLEEQKFLSSIITRLSWIGLSDKDIEGTWKWIDGTPLTAAYWYREGNVVEPDNGGGNSWWGEDCAQIKPDLKTQNSWNDVSCYTALQWICEKLA
- the LOC120834336 gene encoding C-type lectin domain family 4 member E-like isoform X1, encoding MDEIYVNVEYDKSQVSIRPSTPAPGPSSPRSRPHVAVAVSLGLLSVLLLAGLVCLGVLMHASDAELSSIKANLTERLRVSGDKLSSVSAERDQLKDKVTALTQEKDGLQLLLKQKKTCPGGWTMFSCSCYLLSTRVGTWEYGKNNCRDQGADLVIIDSLEEQKFLSSIITRLSWIGLSDKDIEGTWKWIDGTPLTAAYWYREGNVVEPDNGGGNSWWGEDCAQIKPDLKTQNSWNDVSCYTALQWICEKLA